TCAGCTTGACTGGTTGGAGCGTCTTATTTGTATCCTTTTCTTTCATGTATACAAAAATCGGCATACCTTGTAATTCAAAATCAGCCATATGAGCGACTCCTTTGAGCATTAATTTTTATTGTCTTAAGTAATAGTGTACCAACATTTGATCAAAAAGAGGCCTTGTTGCATTCGGTCTTTGGACTGTTTTAACATTTACCTCAAGATTATGCACCCTGTTGCAATAATTTCCAAAAAATTGTTGACATCATGTAAAAATGTCGATATGATAATAAACGTGTTGAAAGCACTAATTTGTTTCTAATAAACTTATTTGGTATTTTCAGCTCAAAAATTTTTGCTCAGTAGTTCAGCGGTAGAATCGCGCACTGTTAATGCGTTGGTCACTGGTTCGAATCCAGTCTGAGCAGTTTCATGATATTGCATCATGTTTAATTTAATTTTTGCTCAGTAGTTCAGCGGTAGAATCGCGCACTGTTAATGCGTTGGTCACTGGTTCGAATCCAGTCTGAGCAGTTCCATGGTATTGCACCATGTTTAATTTAATTTTTGCTCAGTAGTTCAGCGGTAGAATCGCGCACTGTTAATGCGTTGGTCACTGGTTCGAATCCAGTCTGAGCAGCTAAATAAAAGACTTCCGTAAGCAATTACGGAAGTCTTTTATTTTATTCAAATTGTGCATCATAGAGTGTCTTATAAACACCAGCTTGCGCGATTAACTCATCATGAGTGCCTCGTTCTACCACACTACCTTGATCAATCACGACAATTTGTTCCGCATTGTGCACTGTTGATAATCGATGCGCAATGACAATTGCGGTTTTATGGCGCATGAGTTCATTCAAGGCATGTTGAATGGCTCTTTCAGACTCATTATCAAGCGCCGCCGTAGCTTCATCTAGTATCACGATTGGGGCATCCTTCAAAAACGCCCGCGCGATACTTAGGCGTTGTTTTTGCCCACCGGAGAGTTTCACGCCGCGTTCACCAACCTGTGTTGCCATCTGATTAGGTAAGCCCCTAATGAATTCTGAAATATTCGCCTGTTCTGCGGCATTCCAGATTGCGGCCTCAGTAGCACCTGGTGTGCCATATGCAATATTTTCGCTAATGGTGCCATCGATAATTGTGACTTCCTGACTCACAAACGAAATATGCTGCCGTAAACTTTTCATGCTGATGTGCTCAATCGCGACATCATCAAACATAATTTTGCCACCACTACGTTCATAAAGACGGGTCAGTAGGCGGACCAAGGTTGATTTGCCAGCGCCAGAACGTCCCACGAGCGCAGTTGTTTGGCCAATTGGAATCATCATGTTGATATTCTCCAAAGCGTCAACATTCCCCATATCGTAATGGAAGGTCACGTCCGTCAATTGGATACCCCGACGCAGCGGGCTCGGAAAGGCGACCGGATGCGGTGCATCAATAATGGTTGGTTCATAAGCCATGATTTCTTTAATCCGGTCATAAGATACCTGCGCCGTTTGGAAAACATTCAATAACCGCGAAAATGACCTGATGGGGTCTTGCAATAGTGTCAAGTAACTTAAATATGCCACTAAATCGCCCACCGTCATCCGTTGTTGTATGACAAAATAGCCACCAACCCCCAATGCAATGGCCACACCGATGGTATTAACCAGTGTGACTAATGGATTAAAGATAGCTTGCAAACGGGTTGCTTCCAATTGATAACGATTACTCTCGGCCACAATCGCCTCAAAATTAGCCGTTTCCTGTTGCTCAGTCGTGAAACTTTTTATTAATTCGATTTCCGTTAAGGTGGCTTGTAATTGATTTGAAATCCGCGAACTTGTCGCGCGTAGTTTGCTAAAGGCTTCCCGAATACGTGAACGGAAAAAACGAATAATCACAAACAATACTGGAAAAGTCAAACTGATTGCGAGGGCTAATTCCCAGTTTTGCGCATACAAAAATCCTAGCACCGCAATAAAGGTAAAGAGATTTCCAACAATGCCAAACGTATCCGAACTAATCAAGTTCTGTAAACTATTAATGTCGCCCGTTAACCGCACCATCAGATCACCAGTTTTGGCGTTTTGAAAGTAAGCATAATCTTGCTGCAAGATCCGATAATAGGTTTGCAAGCGTATCTCAGTAATAGACTCTTGCGACAACCGTTGCATGAGATAGGTTGAGACAAAATTCACGACCCCTAAGGCAATGGTGGTGACAATTAACCATACAACTTGGCTGATCAGTTCATTGACCGACCGTTGCCCGATGGCCTGGTCAATAATATTCTTGGTAAATTGTGGAATGATAAAATTTAAACCCGCAACCATCAATAAAAGCAATACATTCAAGATCAGCAGGTAACGTCGTTTTAAGACACTACTAAACACAAACCGTAGCATTTCCATTAACGTCGTATCTGAATTTTTCAACGCAGCTTTGATTTCTGACGGGCTCAACCATCGTGAACCTCGTTGCATAAAACCCCTCCTGTACTATTTTTCATATGTGTTAATATCTCACGCTATGGCCATTTATGCAAAAGAAAAATTGCATCTGCGATCAGATGCAATTTCTGGGTAATCTCACTAATATTTTACAATCTGTTATCGATTGCATCATCAACACAGCATCCAAAATTACTGAATGTACTTTTCAAAGCGAGCTAATTGAGGCGCCGTTAAGGTCACGGATAGCAGAGTGCCTTCTTCAGTGTAGTCGGTGGCATTGATAATTGCTGAATCATTCAATTCTGAGATCAAGGCACCTTCACTGAATGGTACTAATAGCTCGACCGTCGCAAAGTCTGACAAGATATGGCGACGAATGGTTTCAACTAGCAAATCCAAGGAAGTATCCTCAACCGCTGCCAAGGTGACGGTATCTCCATCACGATCCGGGTAAATAGTTTCGGGCCTTAGATCAGCTTTATTAAAGACCGTAATCATAGGAATATCGGTCACGCCGATTTCTTTCAACGTTTGTGCCGTTGTTGCCATCATTTCACGGTAATGGTCGTCTGCATAATCAACAACCTGTACTAACAAGTCTGCTTGAGCTGCTTCAGCTAAAGTTGCGCGGAAAGCAGCCACTAACCCGTGGGGTAGGTTTGAAACAAAGCCGACTGTATCTGATAGCAAAAAACTTTGATTGTCTGGTAAGTTCAACTTACGGACAGATGTTTCAAGCGTGGCAAACAGCATATCAGCTTGAAAAACAGTCTTCTCTTTATTTTCACCAAAACGACGTACCAACCCATTCATAATGGTCGATTTACCAGCGTTTGTGTACCCAACCAACGCCACATTTTTGATGTTTTGTTTGTCACGGCGTGCGCGCCGTGTTTGATCGTCTGCCTCAATTTCCTCAATTTCCTGACGAAGCAGTGAAATTTGATGTTCAATATGCCGACGATTCATCTCAAGCTTGGTTTCACCCGCACCACGGCTGGTGAAGCTACCACCGCCACCACCAGTTTGTTGATCTAAGCGAATATTCATCGAGGTACGTAGGCGTGGCAATTGATACTGTAATTGCGCAATTGCCACTTGCGCTTTCGCCAAACGGGTTTTAGCACGCGACGCAAAGATATCCAAAATCAAAGCCGTTCGATCCATGACTTTAGCGCCAGTTTGTTGTTCTAAGTTACGAATTTGTGAAGGTGAAAGTTCGTCATTTGCGACTACCATTTCAACGCCATGGTACTCCAAGGCTTCCTTTAATTCTTCAACCTTACCCTTGCCAAAATAGGTTGCTGAATTTGGTCGATTCAACTTCTGCGTAATCATGGCCACAATTTCTAAATGATTGGCTGTGGCTAAATTGGTTAATTCTGTCATCTGGTAGCCAAATTGTGGATCGTTCTTGTCTAATCCGACTAATAAAACCTTAGTAATCGGTACTAATTCATTTTCATACATATAATTTACCAAACTGTTGTTGTGTCATTATAATGTTTCAGCTCCAGGTCAGTATCTGATACTTCCCAAACGGAAACCGAACCATTATCAGGGCGTGTTTCTGCAATTTCATGTGAAGCAAAGCGATCCGTTAAATTGCGAATCAAAGTCCCATGAGCGACCACCAAAATGGTCTGCCCATCAGTCACTGTTTCACGCAAGACATTTAAGCCATGATCGAGACGCTCCCAGAATTCCGCAGCATTTTCAGCATCGTGGGTGGGATCGCCTAATTTAATGGCATCCATCACTTCATCCTGCGAGAGTTCACTCATCAACTGGCTATAAGTCGCGATATCATCCCGTCCAATCGCTGCACCAACGTGCCGGGATGTACGTGATGATGACAATCCTTCAAATGACCCAAAGAATTCCTCACGAAATTGTGCCATCTGAATTGGTGTTAAACTAGCATATTGATGCTGGTTCTTAGCTAAGATGTATTCAGCCGTGTGAACTGCTCGTGACAAATCTGAAGAATAAGCTGCATCGAACTTAACATTTGCCAACCGTTCGCCAGCAGCATACCCATCCTCAATCCCCTTATTGGTCAGGGGAGCATCGGCCCAGCCTTGCATGCGCTCATACTTATTAAAAATTGTTTGTCCATGGCGTACCAAATACATTTTGAATGTCATCTTAATGCCCTCCACATTCATCCTTCTACATTGATACTACCAGTATAACATTGTAGACAATAAAACCACGAGTACGTTGACCCGTGGTTAACTTTAGTTAGGCTTTGATACACCCTAACTAGGGGAGCGCTACTCCGCTACCCTATATTCAATTGTGATTGAGATTTCTTGGAGGTCTGATCTGCAGCTTCAGACGCCTGTCACCAATCTATCCCACTCCGATCTTCATCCTAATGTATTCCCTTAACCGTGTTATCCGTGCAAAACGCGGACCATGCCAGGACAGTTTATCTACACTGCTATTCAACTTACATCACTTACAGACACCCTGTTAATTATTACATCAACGCTTAACACCCTGATTCACATCAGTGCTGGTGAAGGTAGTTTGACTATCAATAACATGAGATAATACTGGTTGCTAATAACGTAAGATGTGTCAATTCATGACTTGTGTGTTTATCTTTTATCTGTGATACAATCTTAGCTCTTACGTCACTACTGCGACACGCCTACACGCTCATCGGTATACATCATTTTGAATTCGGTTAGATTTTGCCATTTTTCCAAATTCCATGCCACCTTTCGCGTTATTTAATTGCATACCTTTTTGGTACACTCTTATAATATCACCTAAAGTAAGCGCTTACAAGTGGAAAAATAGTTTTATTTTATTTTGACTGGCCCTCCCTGACCATGAAAGCCAATTAATCACAAAAAAGACAGCAACCATTCAGTTGCTGTCTGCCATAAATATTAGTCTTGATTATCTTTAATAACGAATGAACGGCGTGCACGAGGTGCACCACTCTTACCACGTTGTGAACGATCACCAGAACCAGTACGAGCGCCACGGTCAAATGACTTACGACGACGATCACCACTACGGTCGTTATCACGGTCACCTTCACGACGGCCACGGAAGCCACCGCCACCGTTTCCGCTACGACGGCTGCCACCACCATTACGTGAACCACCGCCACCGCCGAATGAACGCTTGCGAGGCAATGGACGCTCACGTGACAATTCGAAATCAGCATCCATTTCAGATACATTAGCAATGGCACCCAACAAAGCTGCAGCCAAAGTCTTAGCATCATACTTTGCTACCAATTCATCAGCAGCATCTGTGACAGAAGCTGCATCTGTCTTAGCAACTACGGCGTCAGCATCAGCAATTGCATTCTTCATACGAGCTGCAGTTGCTTCTTCACGAGTGTATGGCTTCAAAGCCAACATACGCTTTTTCGTCAACTTCTCGATATCCTTCAAGTAATCCATCTCATATGAAGTGATGAAAGTTACTGAAGTTCCATGGGCCCCGGCACGACCAGTACGGCCGATACGGTGAACATATGATTCAGGATCCTGTGGAATATCAAAATTGTACACATAGTCCACACCTGAAACGTCCAAACCACGGGCAGCAACGTCTGTCGCAACCAAAATCTTGATTTCACCAGCCTTGAATTGCTTCAAAACTTGTGAACGCTTTTGTTGTGTCAAGTCACCGTGAATTCCAGCGGCGTTAAAGCCACGCAATTCCAAACCACGGGCCAATTCGTCAACTCGACGCTTTGTACGACCGAACAAAATCGCCAACTTTGGTTGTTGAACATCCAAAATACGCGTCAAAGTATCAAACTTTTCTTGTTCACGTACACGAACATAGAATTGTTCAACCAAATCAGTGGTTAATTCTTTAGCAGCAACTTGAATGTGTTCTGGGTTCGTCATGAATTGCACACCAATACGCTTGATAGCTGGTGGCATCGTGGCTGAGAACAACAATGTCTGACGTTCGTCAGGAACGGCAGTCAAAATTGCTTCAATATCTTCCAAGAATCCCATGTTCAGCATTTCGTCGGCTTCGTCCAATACCAAAGTCTTAACCTTTGATAAATTGATCGTGCCACGACGAATGTGGTCTATCAAACGACCAGGTGTCCCAACGACAATGTGTGCACCGCTCTTCAAACCATTGATTTGGCGACGAATGTCTGCCCCACCAAAGACTGCTTGTACACGCACGCGCTTATCGCGTCCCAACTTGAATAGCTCATCTTGAGTTTGAATAGCCAATTCACGTGTTGGTGATACGACAAGTGCTTGAACATCATAATTGTCCGTATCCACATTATTCAGGATAGGCAATCCAAAGGCGGCTGTTTTACCAGTTCCCGTTTGTGCTTGACCGATAACATCTTTACCGGCAAGCGTCAATGGAATTGTCTGCTCTTGAATTGGTGTGGCTTCGACATAGCCATGCTTTACAATGGCTGTAAGTAGGTCTTCTGATAGACCTAATTCTGAAAACTTCAAAATATTCCTCCATGTGCAGAGGTAAGCAGATATGCTTCCCTGCGTCCTTTTTAACGAAAAGTAGTTGAACGTGCTTACCAACCTAGACACAATCCGGTGTCCTTATAACGTATTGATATCCGGCAACTACTTTTTAACAACTAACCTAGTGTACCTTGTTCCTGGATAAAACACAACGATATAGTTTCAAAAAGCTAAAAAAAGAGATCCCAACACTTTGGAATCTCTTAATGCAGGCTGCTTTAATCTTCTTCAATAATCTGAATGTCACCATTCAAGTTAGTGACCTTCCAAACCAAACGGTCGTAACCACGCAAAATGTGATCTGCATTTTTGACAGTGGTAATACCATCCGCCATCAACGCAGCAATCATCAAGGATGCGCCAGCGCGAATTTCGGCCGCAGCTACCGTTGAGCCATGGAAATCTGAACTTGGTCGAATGGCGATCAAGCCATGTGTCAAAGATTCAATATCCATCCCAAATTTACGTAACTCTGGAATGTGGCGTGTCCGTTCTGGATAAATGGTTTCTTGGATGATACTCTCGCCACTGGCCTTAGTTAGCATAGGGGTGATTGGTTGTTGTAGATCAGTTGCAAAACCTGGGAAAGGCGCCGTCTTAATCTTAATTGGTTTCAGCGTATCTGTCCGTGGCACAAAGATGCTATCTTCGTTAATTTGCAAAGATACCCCAGCCTCTTCCATTTTTGCGATATAAGCATCCAAGTGTTCTGGAATGACATTCTTAACCAAAACACCATCACCTTGCGCAGCCGCCATTGCTAAATAAGTTCCTGCTTCAATGCGATCAGGAATAATTGTATGCGTGTTGTGAGCTTCTAACTTATCAACACCGTCAATACGAATAGTATCCGTACCCGCACCACGGATCTTAGCACCCATGTTATTCAAAAAGGTCGCCAAATCAATAATTTCTGGTTCCTTAGCGGCGTTTTCCAGGATTGTTTGCCCTTCAGCACGCACGGCTGCCAAAATGATATTGATGGTTGCACCCACTGAAACCATGTCCAAGAAAATGCGTGTCCCATGCAACCCATTGGGTGCAGAAATCCGTACGGTGTCTTCATCGTATTCAACTTCAGCACCTAAAGCCACGAATCCCTTCACATGTTGATCAATTGGACGAGGTCCAATATTATCACCACCAGGAAACGTCACGGTAGCACGGTGGAAACGGCCCAACAATGACCCCATGAAGTAATATGATGCTCGTAAACTTTTAATGGCCGTAGATGGTAATTCAGCTTCCTCAATTTGCGTTGGATCAATTGATAGTTCACCATGAGCAAACTCTGAAGTCACATTCATCGACTGCAAGATAATTTGCAAGTTATTAACGTCCAATATTTGGGGTACGCTATCAAACTTTACTGGTGTGTCAGCCAAAATAGAGGCGGGAATTAATGCAACGGTTGAGTTCTTCGCACCACCAATGGTAACTTCACCCTTTAAACGACGTCCGCCGTGGATAATCAACTTTTTCATATTTCTAACCTTCTACATTCAGATCATACCCAATATGGTATGCATAGCACTGTGTTTTATTTCATAAAATTAATATGGATTACTGTAGATAAGGGCGCAAAATCGGCGTCCAGCTACGTCTAATTCCTTATTTGAGTTTACAGTAAATGCTGAAATTTAACAAGATTAAGTCATTTTGTTTGCAATAACTTTACTTTTTGAATGCAAAAAAGACCGGTATTTTTCATACCGGTCTCGATTGTATCAATTATAATTCGATGTCTCCTGAACCATAATCGTCATCAACCTTTGTCTTAACGCCAGTGATGTCGTCACCTAATCCAGCTGCAAACTCATCTGAATCAGCTTCTTCTTCTTGATCTGCTTCTTTGACAGTATCATCATCATCATCAGCGACTGTAGCGGTTTCTTCACCCTCAACTTCGAAGTCATCGTCGTCTTCTGGATCATCATCGTTGTAATCGATCACATCGTCATCATCAGCGACATCAGCCAAGAAGGCATTGACCTTCTTACGCTTCTTCTTCTTAGTAGTGGTCTCTTCTTCAAGATCCAAGTGCACTGCTTCGTCGATAGAATCAATTGGATACCATGAACGAAGTCCCCACACGTTATCTCCCAAAGAGATGAACGAACCGTCAATATTTAAATCTGTGTAGAATTGTGCCAAGCGGCCTTGGATTTCTTCATCAGACTTTCCTGTAAATTCTTGTACTTGTTGAACCAAGTCTTGGAAAGCAATCGTTTCATGACGCTCATGAAGAATCTCACGAGCAACTTCAATCATAGAAAGCTCTGCCTTGTTTTGGCCGTCAAACGCTGATAATGCCAAATCACGCACGTCCTTTCGAGTTATATCACAATAAAGTCGACGATAAGCCGTCAACAATGTCATTCTATCTTATCCAATACTCAATAATAGCGTATTTACGAATTTCTATCAAGAAGTTCCCTATGCATTTAGCACATATTTTTCGATTGCGACCCCAACACCGTCTTCATTTTGGGTGGTCGTCTCCGCTTGAGCAATCTGTTTTAATGCAGGTATCGCATTGCCCATAGCAATCCCTAACCCTGCTGTCTCAATCATCGTTAGGTCATTTTGTTGATCTCCTAACGCCATTGTTTCAGCCACAGCTAACTGCAAAATATCACGCAATACGGCCAGCCCTGCGCCTTTTGAAGCCGCTTTATTCATAAATTCAAGATTATGAGGTGTCGACTGCACAACATAATATTTCTCTAGCACGTTTTTTGGCAACGCTTGGTACCATTGCGTAATATCGTTTTCCTCGCCAATCATGATCATCTTAACGTAATCCTCATCGCGTGGCATATCCGCTAATGACACAGTCCGCAAGTCCATATTGATGAGATAATTTTCTAAACTAGCCCACGGATTCACTTCAGTATTGGTAGTATATGCCTTGGTTAACGTTTCCACTTGCAGATAGGCACCGAGGTCAGTAGCAATCGCTTGTAATTCCAAGAAATCGTCTCGCGTCAGGCTTTCACCACCTAATCGCTGGCCACTTGTGGTTTCGACGACTCCGCCATTATACGTAATGACATATTGATCGTCTTGTTGATTCAACCCGAGTTCATCTAAGTAGCGCGTCACTCCTGTCAACGGACGACCCGTTGCTAACACTACTTTCACCCCTTGGGCGGTCGCTTCATTTAACGCCGTCTTAACGCGTGCTGTAATTTCCTTTTGTGAATTAACCAATGTGTCATCAATATCAATTGTAACTAATTTAATACTCATTTTATTCCCCCCTCGACCGGCCGAATGAGACGATCATTATGCACATAACGTTGGAACTCCTCGTATAATGGCGCCATGACATCCCCAACCGCCTGTTCCAATAACATTTCACGCGGAAAGAAGAACCGGGCGTTGCCAAACGTACGTCCTTTAATTGCATCCACCAATGTGCTGACCTCTGACAATTCTCGCATGGTACCATCTTTTTGTACCAACTCAATTTGGGTCTGAGGCTTCTTAGCGTTTGGATGGTATGCATCATAGGGTAAGTCAAAGCTATCATTTTCGGCAGTATAGTATTTTGGTTCGTACCCCGCGGCCGCAATCAATTCTGTGATTGCTGGTAACATCGAACGGGCACCTTCTTCAATCTCAACAGATTTCAAGGGATGCCGATCCAAAAAGCGCGTCGCTAAGTCAGCCAGAATTGGATCTTTCACATGGCGCCATTCACTAATCGCCGCCAACATGATCGAATCATCCAACTCAATATACTCTGTCAGGGTGATACGGCCTTCAAATAGCGAGCGTAGTGATTTTGGCATAAAGTCGCCATCAATCATATCATCGGTCTTGCTTAGTTCAAAATAATCCTTCGCCCGGCGCAAAATATTAGTTAACACGACTTCAAAACCACGTGATACAGGGTGGAAATAGACTTGCGCATACATCTGATAACGGGACACCACGTAATCTTCCACCGCCGCCATACCCTTAAAGTTAAAGGCAATCCCCCCTTTATAGGGACGCATCATGTGGATAATCCGCGACAAATCAAAGGTGCCATAATTCGCGCCCGAATAATAAGCATCCCGCAACAAATAATCCATTCGATCAGCGTCAATTTGACTAGAAATTAATTGCACCACTTGTTGATTGGCATAGGTTTTAGCAATAACGCTAGCGACTTTGGCTGGGAAATCGTCACTAACTCCCCGCAATACTCGGTTAACTTCGGTCTCTGGGGATAGAATGATTTGTTGGGTATACTGCTCATGATCAGTACCAAAAATATGTTCAAAAGTATGCGAGTATGGCCCATGCCCCAAATCGTGTAACAGTGCTGCTGTGAGTAGCACTAGCCGCTCATTAGGATCCCAGCCACCATCATCGGGCGCTTGCATTGTATAATTTTCAGCGAGATGGTCAGCAAACTGGCGCGCAATTTCATACACCCCCAAAGAATGGGAAAATCGTGAGTGCTCTGCCCCATGAAAGACCATGCTAGAAACACCTAGTTGCTTGATGCGACGTAATCGTTGAAATTCACGTGTACCAATTAAATCCAGAATCACTTGATCTTGTACCCGGATAAAATTATGAACTGGGTCACGGAATACCGTTTCTACCATCTCATTTTCTCCCTTTATTTGTTATAGTAAGATTAATATATATTATACCGTATTTTAATCATTCCCACGGTATATAAACGAAGTACGAAAGTGAGCAATCATGACCATTCCAACCGAAAAAACGATCATTAATCTGCATGTTATTACATCAATCACGCAGGGCGATGAACATGAAGTATTTACCTTTGATGAAGCTGGTACTTTATTACATAAAAACGGGGCAAGTTTCATCAAGTACCAAGAACCGCAAGCCGATGGTTCAAAAGCCACCGTCCTTTTCAAGATCAATCCTGATGGCACAGTGCAATTAACCCGCCATGGTCAAAGTGACTTACGCCTCGTGTTTAAAGAAAACGCACGTCAAAGTACCCGCTACCTGACACCCATGGGGCCAATGGTCATCGAAACGCTCACTAACTCAATTGATGCCAGCATCAACGTCGAGCATAGCCAAGGTAATTTAAACATTATCTATTCATTGTACCAGGGTGATTACATGGTCGGCGAATATATTGTCCACGTTGATTTCATCAAAGCATAGCCAAATAAACAGACGAACGATCATCTAAGAGGTGCACGTTCGTCTTTTTATTTGGCTATGTGAAAATTTTATACAGCTACTCGGTAACTCAGCAAACGCGCTGAGCTATAGTTTATAAGACACGCTCATCAACACGCATGTTATGTAGTTAAAAAAACAAAAAAACCCGGTACGCAAGAGGGGGGCGCGTACCGGGTGATGTTGAATACTATCGCAATCAACATAGTATGGGGCGTCAGAATTTGGGGAACTCTGACGGAATTCATATACTTTGGGGAGTAATGAAATCCACTATTGCTAGTAGATACAAGTAATATAGACTATCAAAGTGTTTACTACATGTACAAAACTTTTCTTTTGTGTAACAGAATTTAGTTTTCTTCACTTGCTTCTAATTTTCACCAAGCTTGTGGTTAACTATTTAAATCAGACGTCTTCGTGGTTAATTTAACCTCACTAGTTTGCACTTTACCATTGTGGTAACGCGTCACCTTGATCGTATCACCTAACTTATGCGCATACAAAGCATCCCGTAGATCACCGGTGTCTGTGATCGTTTTACCGTCAATCTTTGTGATCACGTCGTACTTTTCCAAGCCCAACTTTGCCGCTGGCGTATTCTTCACGACACTCATCACAACTACCCCACCAGTGACGCTTGACGGAACATCCAAAACACTTGATTGGTCACTAATAGAAACCTCTGACAAATCCAACATTTTAATACCTAACGCTGGTCGTTCAACTTTACCCTTAGTTTCTAGCTGATT
This is a stretch of genomic DNA from Weissella soli. It encodes these proteins:
- a CDS encoding ABC transporter ATP-binding protein: MQRGSRWLSPSEIKAALKNSDTTLMEMLRFVFSSVLKRRYLLILNVLLLLMVAGLNFIIPQFTKNIIDQAIGQRSVNELISQVVWLIVTTIALGVVNFVSTYLMQRLSQESITEIRLQTYYRILQQDYAYFQNAKTGDLMVRLTGDINSLQNLISSDTFGIVGNLFTFIAVLGFLYAQNWELALAISLTFPVLFVIIRFFRSRIREAFSKLRATSSRISNQLQATLTEIELIKSFTTEQQETANFEAIVAESNRYQLEATRLQAIFNPLVTLVNTIGVAIALGVGGYFVIQQRMTVGDLVAYLSYLTLLQDPIRSFSRLLNVFQTAQVSYDRIKEIMAYEPTIIDAPHPVAFPSPLRRGIQLTDVTFHYDMGNVDALENINMMIPIGQTTALVGRSGAGKSTLVRLLTRLYERSGGKIMFDDVAIEHISMKSLRQHISFVSQEVTIIDGTISENIAYGTPGATEAAIWNAAEQANISEFIRGLPNQMATQVGERGVKLSGGQKQRLSIARAFLKDAPIVILDEATAALDNESERAIQHALNELMRHKTAIVIAHRLSTVHNAEQIVVIDQGSVVERGTHDELIAQAGVYKTLYDAQFE
- the hflX gene encoding GTPase HflX, producing MYENELVPITKVLLVGLDKNDPQFGYQMTELTNLATANHLEIVAMITQKLNRPNSATYFGKGKVEELKEALEYHGVEMVVANDELSPSQIRNLEQQTGAKVMDRTALILDIFASRAKTRLAKAQVAIAQLQYQLPRLRTSMNIRLDQQTGGGGGSFTSRGAGETKLEMNRRHIEHQISLLRQEIEEIEADDQTRRARRDKQNIKNVALVGYTNAGKSTIMNGLVRRFGENKEKTVFQADMLFATLETSVRKLNLPDNQSFLLSDTVGFVSNLPHGLVAAFRATLAEAAQADLLVQVVDYADDHYREMMATTAQTLKEIGVTDIPMITVFNKADLRPETIYPDRDGDTVTLAAVEDTSLDLLVETIRRHILSDFATVELLVPFSEGALISELNDSAIINATDYTEEGTLLSVTLTAPQLARFEKYIQ
- a CDS encoding histidine phosphatase family protein; the protein is MTFKMYLVRHGQTIFNKYERMQGWADAPLTNKGIEDGYAAGERLANVKFDAAYSSDLSRAVHTAEYILAKNQHQYASLTPIQMAQFREEFFGSFEGLSSSRTSRHVGAAIGRDDIATYSQLMSELSQDEVMDAIKLGDPTHDAENAAEFWERLDHGLNVLRETVTDGQTILVVAHGTLIRNLTDRFASHEIAETRPDNGSVSVWEVSDTDLELKHYNDTTTVW
- a CDS encoding DEAD/DEAH box helicase → MKFSELGLSEDLLTAIVKHGYVEATPIQEQTIPLTLAGKDVIGQAQTGTGKTAAFGLPILNNVDTDNYDVQALVVSPTRELAIQTQDELFKLGRDKRVRVQAVFGGADIRRQINGLKSGAHIVVGTPGRLIDHIRRGTINLSKVKTLVLDEADEMLNMGFLEDIEAILTAVPDERQTLLFSATMPPAIKRIGVQFMTNPEHIQVAAKELTTDLVEQFYVRVREQEKFDTLTRILDVQQPKLAILFGRTKRRVDELARGLELRGFNAAGIHGDLTQQKRSQVLKQFKAGEIKILVATDVAARGLDVSGVDYVYNFDIPQDPESYVHRIGRTGRAGAHGTSVTFITSYEMDYLKDIEKLTKKRMLALKPYTREEATAARMKNAIADADAVVAKTDAASVTDAADELVAKYDAKTLAAALLGAIANVSEMDADFELSRERPLPRKRSFGGGGGSRNGGGSRRSGNGGGGFRGRREGDRDNDRSGDRRRKSFDRGARTGSGDRSQRGKSGAPRARRSFVIKDNQD
- a CDS encoding UDP-N-acetylglucosamine 1-carboxyvinyltransferase, coding for MKKLIIHGGRRLKGEVTIGGAKNSTVALIPASILADTPVKFDSVPQILDVNNLQIILQSMNVTSEFAHGELSIDPTQIEEAELPSTAIKSLRASYYFMGSLLGRFHRATVTFPGGDNIGPRPIDQHVKGFVALGAEVEYDEDTVRISAPNGLHGTRIFLDMVSVGATINIILAAVRAEGQTILENAAKEPEIIDLATFLNNMGAKIRGAGTDTIRIDGVDKLEAHNTHTIIPDRIEAGTYLAMAAAQGDGVLVKNVIPEHLDAYIAKMEEAGVSLQINEDSIFVPRTDTLKPIKIKTAPFPGFATDLQQPITPMLTKASGESIIQETIYPERTRHIPELRKFGMDIESLTHGLIAIRPSSDFHGSTVAAAEIRAGASLMIAALMADGITTVKNADHILRGYDRLVWKVTNLNGDIQIIEED
- the rpoE gene encoding DNA-directed RNA polymerase subunit delta; amino-acid sequence: MALSAFDGQNKAELSMIEVAREILHERHETIAFQDLVQQVQEFTGKSDEEIQGRLAQFYTDLNIDGSFISLGDNVWGLRSWYPIDSIDEAVHLDLEEETTTKKKKRKKVNAFLADVADDDDVIDYNDDDPEDDDDFEVEGEETATVADDDDDTVKEADQEEEADSDEFAAGLGDDITGVKTKVDDDYGSGDIEL
- a CDS encoding Cof-type HAD-IIB family hydrolase; the protein is MSIKLVTIDIDDTLVNSQKEITARVKTALNEATAQGVKVVLATGRPLTGVTRYLDELGLNQQDDQYVITYNGGVVETTSGQRLGGESLTRDDFLELQAIATDLGAYLQVETLTKAYTTNTEVNPWASLENYLINMDLRTVSLADMPRDEDYVKMIMIGEENDITQWYQALPKNVLEKYYVVQSTPHNLEFMNKAASKGAGLAVLRDILQLAVAETMALGDQQNDLTMIETAGLGIAMGNAIPALKQIAQAETTTQNEDGVGVAIEKYVLNA